Part of the Paroedura picta isolate Pp20150507F chromosome 3, Ppicta_v3.0, whole genome shotgun sequence genome is shown below.
TCTCTCAATGGCAGGAGTAGCAACTTTACTGTGTGCAGGGAAAAAGAGTAACAAGATTGTGGTGAAATCCATGAGTAACCATAAGAGAGAAGGAATTGTGCAAGATAATATTCACTGATACAGAGATTTATCATTTCTGCCAGAGAACATGAAACAACTAATAGTTACAGTAATTACAAATTACAATTGCTAGAAAGAGAACACATAGGGAACAAATTACTAACAGCATTATCTGTGTCTCCCCTCAGAGATCTCAAGGCTTTAAGAATCCATTTACCATATCACTTTATCTTGACAATTACAGCATGTAGCATTGACACAGCCAGGTTCTCTCATCTGCCCTAGATGCACACAATTTCACAAAACCTACTGTAAAGCAGAACCTCTTCTACTTTCATTGTTCTCATGACCACATTCTAAACTacacctctggcagcaaattgctTTAATCAAACCTGATTTCTCCTTAGTGTTACCAGGTTCTCCCTGGccaccatgggggtgggggtggggagtaagGTTGTCAGatgcaggttggaaaactcctggtgatttgggggaagAACCTAGGGAAagacagggaccttggtggggtacagtaccataaagcccacccttcaaagtatttattttccacaggggaactgatctctgtaggctgaaGATAAGTTGCAATTctgggtgatccccaggtcccacctggaggctggcatccctatttcccCTCCTGATTCCTTGGCAGCTGCTGTAATATACTGAGAGAATCTGCAGGGAAGAAACAGAATGGTCATCTCTGAATAAATAGCCATTTGAAGCAGGTTGTTCTTATAATGCAGTTGCATCTGGAAACCATCTGAAGGTCTTTATTATTAGATATTTTGCATTTCCTTTCCAGCATCTGATTCAACCATCTTCTTGTCTTTTCAGATTAGTttgctcagttttaaaaaaatatgcacacacaaatgttttgttttaagtaGAGAGCAAGAAACCAAAGTGGAAAATTTGGGATTCTGAGACATCTGAGCATTCCACAGTTGGTGCTAAAGTCTTGGATTTAAAACTTAAGAGATACATCTGGAATGGATAAATGGACTTTGACAATGATTCCCGTTACTTCAGTCCAGATGTTGCTGCCATGCCCTGGCTTGTTGTGTCTTCTGCACTCTGCTTAATATCAGAGATAGCTTGATAATTCAACTATTGCCCTTTAGCTCCGCATTCCTCACAAGAAGTCACACAGTGACAGCAAAGGAAGTCTTACACAACTCTGTTATGTATAGGGTGTGTCCGTACTCTGTAAAGAATCACAACTGTTGCTGGGCACAGTACTAAGGATGTCATGACGACAATGGTGACCAGGATGATCAGGACAATAACCCATAAATCCAATATGTGTTTTGGAAGAACTTGTGTGGATATTATGTCACCCACAGCATCCATCCtgcctcttctcttcctctctgtgggaaagaagaaaaatgtatGAATGAAAGAGGGAAACCATATTCTTCTACAGTATACAATCAATTTCCCCAAAAATAGCTGAGATGTGAAGTGTTCCTTTAAGCATTGTAAGACAATTTTGTTTGTTCTTCCTTATTAATACTAATATTCCTACAATTCAGACCTAAGGGGCTAAGTCTTAAAGATACAATTGATGGTTGCACTACATCAAAATGGGCACATTTTCTTGGAAAGGATAAGCAGAGATCCAGAGTAAGCCTAGCTGTGTGATAAGATCTGGAGTCACCTCTATAATAAACATCCATTCATGCACTTaatggaaatttatttattctgGGACCCACGTATCTTAGAGACTGTCTGttgccctatgtcccctgcagagccttgtgctctgtgggtaccaacttattggtcattccaaGCCCTAGGGaagtttgcttggcctcaaccagggccagggccagggcctttttggtcctggctcctacctggtggaatgagctcccaggagagctattggccctgcgggagctgtcgatttcctgcagggcctgcaagatggagctcttctgccagttctatgggtgaggccagtctaggaagatctggtgcccccccccttaacaagtaTGCCACCCTTTGACCACCTGGGTGTGTCTTgctgacatagccctctgctgcctgatGGCACATGTCCCATTCTGGGGAAGGACTATTTTTCGACATGTTGGGGTTTTgaactattttattttgttttaattgggttttattgttgtggaaattttatgttgtaacccatcACGAGCCAGCATGCCGAGAGTAGCAGGTAAGAAAtacacatataataataataaaatttatttcacaaaatttatatcctacctttctgccCTTGCAAGGACCAAATTGGTGTTCTTCCTTCATTTTGTACAGTGACTTTGAGCAAGTATGGCATAATGGCTAAAGCAGGATGCTTGGACATAGGAAATAACTCTAACCCTGTTTAGTGAAACAGGGTCCTTTTGTGCATGCTGTTACTTTAGCCTAATCTACCTTGCAGGACTTCAGTGCAGGAAAAACTTCACTTGGAACTCCTTATATGTCATATTCAAATATACTAAACAAATAATGCAGCTACATTATAGAATATAATAATGAATggtccttatttt
Proteins encoded:
- the SMIM3 gene encoding small integral membrane protein 3, which produces MDAVGDIISTQVLPKHILDLWVIVLIILVTIVVMTSLVLCPATVVILYRVRTHPIHNRVV